A region of Oxyura jamaicensis isolate SHBP4307 breed ruddy duck chromosome 5, BPBGC_Ojam_1.0, whole genome shotgun sequence DNA encodes the following proteins:
- the LRRC74A gene encoding leucine-rich repeat-containing protein 74A: MSDTSETPEPLSLPDASAEKATRGSDTDLEVKDPGKAFAGVTGAELYLEACRLMDVVPVSHFTQNLAKPYINLNHHGLGPKGVKAIAIALVSNATVTRLELEDNCILAEGAICIAEMLRENCSLQELNISNNHLGTEGAEAIASLLLDNASYLYALRLSGNNFGEEAASCLAEALMGNYQVKKLDLSHNEFSEKGGQLLGQMLASNTALEILDLSWNHLKRKGTVALGTGLRGNGALKILNLSWNGIGNEGAQALGEALKVNSTLVHLDISNNQINNEGAKKLCRGLEVNGKLEVLKMANNPLTVEGATALVISVRKNPSSMMEEINISNVLVNENFIKLLDFVCQARPELDVIYGEVEGHISKIPKQHPNPMKLIQKYLNEHNLRLWDFFQKIDKDGNMKIPVTAFRRAMMQQSSIPLDRVQIRELVRKLDRNQTGIVDYSHLKEQKPAQKPVEGEMKKEEKEDM; encoded by the exons ATGTCAGACACCAGTGAGACTCCAGAGCCTCTGTCGCTGCCTGATGCCTCAGCAGAGAAGGCCACACGAGGCTCTGACACTGACCTAGAAGTTAAAG ATCCTGGGAAAGCCTTTGCAGGTGTTACAGGTGCAGAGCTGTATCTGGAAGCATGCAGGCTGATGGATGTGGTGCCTGTCTCACACTTCACTCAGAACTTGGCCAAGCCTTATATAAACCTGAACCATCACGGTCTGGGGCCCAAAGGTGTCAAAGCCATTGCTATTGCTCTGGTG TCCAATGCAACTGTCACCCGCCTAGAGCTGGAAGATAACTGCATTCTGGCAGAAGGAGCCATATGCATAGCAGAGATGCTACGAGAGAATTGCTCCCTTCAGGAACTG AACATCTCCAATAACCACCTAGGCACAGAAGGCGCTGAAGCCATTGCCAGCTTGCTTTTGGACAACGCATCCTACCTCTATGCTCTTCGGCTCTCAG GAAACAACTTTGGAGAGGAGGCTGCATCATGCCTTGCTGAGGCATTGATG GGCAATTACCAAGTGAAGAAGCTGGATCTCAGCCACAATGAGTTCTCTGAGAAGGGAGGACAGCTCCTGGGACAGATGCTTG CCAGCAACACAGCACTGGAGATACTGGACCTGAGCTGGAACCACCTGAAGAGGAAGGGGACAGTGGCACTTGGCACAGGTCTCAGG GGCAATGGTGCACTGAAAATCCTCAACCTTTCTTGGAACGGCATTGGGAATGAGGGAGCACAGGCTCTAGGAGAAGCTCTCAAAGTGAATAGCACGCTGGTTCACCTGGACATCAGCAACAACCAGATCAACAATGAGGGAGCCAAGAAGCTCTGCAGGGGCcttgaagtcaatgggaaaCTTGAAGTCCTGAAG ATGGCCAATAATCCCCTGACCGTGGAGGGTGCCACTGCGCTGGTCATATCTGTCAGAAAGAACCCCAGTTCCATGATGGAGGAGATCAACATCTCA AATGTGTTGGTGAATGAAAATTTCATCAAGTTGCTGGATTTTGTATGTCAAGCACGTCCTGAACTAGATGTCATCTATGGTGAAGTTGAAGGTCATATCTCCAAGATCCCCAAGCAGCACCCAAATCCTATGAAACTGATTCAG aaatatttgaatgaGCACAACCTGCGACTCTGGGacttttttcagaaaattgacAAGGATGGAAACATGAAGATCCCTGTGACAGCCTTCCGGAGAGCCATGATGCAG CAATCAAGCATCCCACTGGACCGAGTCCAAATTAGGGAACTAGTGCGCAAGCTGGACCGGAATCAGACAGGAATTGTGGACTATAG TCACTTAAAAGAGCAGAAGCCAGCACAGAAGCCTGTGGAAggggaaatgaagaaagaagagaaggaagatatgtaa